A region from the Microbacterium lacus genome encodes:
- a CDS encoding DUF202 domain-containing protein → MTASSEAPFDPGLQPERTLLAWRRTCLALAVASAVVVRFAGEAIGVAAAVLGIVGVATAATAYLRASVRYRRAHEGLTNSGELPIDGLALGLVALTLLLIAGGAAIYVIGVRVQALSGAD, encoded by the coding sequence GTGACTGCATCGAGCGAAGCACCGTTCGACCCGGGCTTGCAACCTGAGCGGACGCTGCTCGCGTGGCGACGAACCTGTCTGGCTCTCGCCGTAGCCAGTGCAGTCGTCGTGAGGTTCGCCGGAGAGGCCATCGGCGTGGCTGCCGCAGTCCTGGGCATCGTCGGCGTCGCCACCGCTGCGACCGCATATCTGCGCGCGTCCGTGCGATACCGACGAGCACACGAGGGCCTGACGAATTCCGGAGAGCTTCCCATCGATGGGCTCGCACTAGGACTCGTCGCACTGACGCTGCTTCTGATCGCAGGGGGAGCGGCGATCTATGTGATCGGAGTCAGAGTGCAGGCGCTCTCAGGCGCAGATTAG
- a CDS encoding YidH family protein, whose product MPKRFPGSLYSRGSEPDPRFSLANERTFLAWVRTSLALLAAGVALEALQVPVSPGFRLAASVVFVVLGVLAAVQAWVGWLRTERALRENRALPAPSSGFVIIIGVVLGVVLLTLGYLW is encoded by the coding sequence ATGCCGAAACGATTCCCCGGTTCGCTGTACTCACGCGGATCCGAGCCTGACCCCCGGTTCAGCCTCGCCAACGAGCGCACCTTCCTGGCGTGGGTGCGGACGTCTCTGGCGTTGCTGGCGGCGGGTGTCGCCTTGGAAGCGCTTCAGGTGCCGGTCTCGCCCGGCTTTCGCCTGGCTGCCTCAGTGGTCTTCGTGGTCCTCGGTGTTCTCGCGGCGGTTCAAGCGTGGGTCGGCTGGTTGCGCACCGAGCGTGCGCTTCGCGAGAACAGGGCTCTTCCCGCGCCAAGCTCCGGCTTCGTCATCATCATCGGCGTCGTGCTGGGCGTCGTGCTGCTCACACTGGGATACCTCTGGTGA
- the lgt gene encoding prolipoprotein diacylglyceryl transferase — protein sequence MTVMSIPSPPPEWGQFQLGPLTIHTYALCLIAGMIAATIYTQRRLSTRGAENGVVLDIVLWAIPLGIVGARFYHVLTHGEDYFYPGANLWDVFAIWDGGNALYGSLIGGAVGAFIGCRRTGIRLWSFADALAPAMLVAQAIGRLGNYFNHELFGLPTTLPWGLEILPTDTMFPQNLPAGTLFHPLFLYEIIWNVVGVAIILLLERRFNLRWGRAFGVYLIWYGLGRSWLEAIRIDPSSDAPLGIPANVWASFVAIGLGVLLIVVQSRRHPEPEASVYQTGREPKPTEAPAAEAGPAMRPADSLAGESDRSTAP from the coding sequence ATGACAGTAATGAGCATCCCGAGCCCACCTCCGGAGTGGGGGCAGTTCCAGCTCGGTCCGCTGACGATCCACACGTACGCCCTGTGCCTCATCGCAGGGATGATCGCGGCGACGATATACACGCAACGTCGCCTGTCCACCCGGGGAGCAGAGAACGGCGTCGTACTCGACATCGTGCTGTGGGCGATCCCGCTCGGCATCGTCGGGGCCCGGTTCTATCACGTGCTCACCCACGGCGAGGACTACTTCTACCCGGGTGCCAACCTCTGGGACGTATTCGCGATCTGGGACGGTGGCAACGCGCTGTACGGATCGTTGATCGGGGGCGCGGTCGGGGCGTTCATCGGATGCCGCCGCACCGGCATCCGGCTCTGGTCCTTCGCCGACGCCCTCGCCCCGGCGATGCTCGTCGCCCAGGCGATCGGCCGACTGGGCAACTACTTCAACCACGAGCTGTTCGGACTGCCCACCACGTTGCCGTGGGGGTTGGAAATCCTTCCGACCGACACGATGTTCCCCCAGAACCTGCCCGCCGGAACGCTCTTTCACCCCCTGTTCCTGTACGAGATCATCTGGAACGTGGTCGGTGTGGCGATCATCCTTCTTCTCGAGCGACGCTTCAACCTCCGCTGGGGGCGCGCCTTCGGCGTCTACCTGATTTGGTACGGGCTCGGCCGAAGCTGGCTCGAGGCGATCAGAATCGACCCCAGCAGCGACGCGCCGCTCGGGATCCCCGCGAACGTGTGGGCTTCCTTCGTCGCCATCGGCCTCGGCGTTCTGCTCATCGTCGTACAGAGCAGACGGCACCCCGAACCAGAGGCATCTGTCTACCAAACCGGACGCGAACCCAAGCCGACAGAGGCCCCCGCAGCCGAGGCAGGTCCGGCTATGCGGCCCGCGGACTCGCTGGCTGGCGAGTCGGACCGTTCGACCGCGCCATAG
- a CDS encoding DUF302 domain-containing protein, giving the protein MSYALSTTIHKPFDESLAATRAALGAHGFGVLTEIDMAATLKKKLGVDIAPQVILGACNPPAAYQALQAEESIGLLLPCNVVVRSVDDETTTIEAIDPETMHQLTGNDAMRPVAQQIGGLLQAALNSLHE; this is encoded by the coding sequence ATGAGCTACGCGCTCAGCACGACCATCCACAAGCCGTTCGATGAGAGCCTCGCCGCGACGCGTGCGGCGTTAGGTGCTCACGGATTCGGAGTACTGACCGAAATCGACATGGCCGCCACGTTGAAGAAGAAGCTCGGCGTCGACATCGCGCCGCAAGTGATCCTTGGCGCGTGCAACCCGCCCGCTGCGTACCAGGCCCTTCAGGCAGAGGAGTCGATCGGGCTGCTCCTGCCGTGCAACGTGGTGGTGCGATCTGTCGACGACGAGACGACCACCATCGAAGCCATCGACCCGGAAACGATGCATCAGCTCACCGGCAACGATGCGATGCGGCCGGTCGCTCAGCAGATCGGAGGACTGCTCCAAGCCGCCCTCAACAGCCTCCACGAATGA
- a CDS encoding metal-sensitive transcriptional regulator, translating to MNSIDAAVSDVDRAADLLVQQRKIVNRLRRAEGQLSAVIKAVDSGADCRDIVIQLSAVSKALDRAGYAIVASAMRNCIADPEDTSMTPEELEKLFLTLA from the coding sequence ATGAACAGCATCGATGCGGCCGTCTCCGACGTGGATCGCGCGGCCGACCTCCTTGTACAGCAGCGCAAGATCGTGAACAGGCTGCGGCGCGCGGAAGGTCAGTTGAGCGCGGTCATCAAGGCGGTGGACTCCGGAGCGGATTGTCGCGACATCGTCATTCAGCTGTCAGCGGTCTCGAAAGCTCTGGATCGCGCGGGCTACGCGATCGTGGCGTCGGCGATGCGCAATTGCATCGCCGATCCCGAGGACACGTCGATGACGCCTGAAGAGCTCGAAAAGCTGTTCCTGACTCTCGCGTAG
- a CDS encoding metal-sensitive transcriptional regulator gives MPDAQKLISNRLRRARGQLDAVIAAVDANDPCRDIVTQLAAVSSALNRAGFVIISTAMKECVSTPDAERGDNDLTTEELEKLFLTLA, from the coding sequence GTGCCTGACGCGCAGAAGCTCATCTCGAACCGGCTGCGTCGCGCCCGGGGACAACTCGATGCGGTCATCGCAGCGGTCGACGCCAACGACCCTTGCCGGGACATCGTCACCCAGCTCGCCGCCGTCTCCAGCGCTCTGAACCGCGCCGGCTTCGTCATCATCTCGACGGCGATGAAGGAATGCGTCTCCACACCCGACGCCGAACGCGGCGACAACGACCTGACCACCGAAGAACTCGAGAAGCTCTTCCTCACGCTCGCCTGA
- a CDS encoding FAD-dependent oxidoreductase — translation MRIVIVGGVAGGMSCAARARRLDESAEIIVLERGAHVSFANCGLPYFVGGEITDPRALLVQTPASLRAALALDVRPGNEVISVDADAHTVTVRSADGVEQIAYDALVLSPGASAFVPPIPGVDSPRVRTLRTVEDALALRVKVTAGARRAVVLGAGFIGIEAAEALAAQGLDVSVVELAPQPLPPVEPELAWLVSEELRALGIDLRVGVAATSIHHGPDADTVVLADGTELRADLIVMSVGVRPDTKIFEEAGVACERGAMIVDTHGRTNVPDVWAVGDATLSIDAVTGTRRPVALAGPANRAGRLVADDIIRPETAREIPQPVGTAIVRVGSLTAALTGANRMALDGAGIGCRTLHLHANQHAGYFPGASQIHLVVHIDPGTGRLLGAQAVGTEGVDKRIDVLATAIRAGMSVDELIDLDLAYSPPYGQAKDAVNLTGMVGENVLNGTLKLWYAEDLDDVLDDALILDVRRHDEWVTGHVPGALHIPHTELRGRIDEVREQAAGRPVRVMCASGVRSAIAHRVVTQAGMDSASLSGGILTLRATLGGRASDVLDTESVLQGA, via the coding sequence ATGAGGATCGTGATCGTCGGCGGAGTCGCTGGAGGAATGAGCTGCGCGGCACGCGCCCGTCGTCTTGACGAATCAGCGGAGATCATCGTGCTCGAGCGGGGCGCGCACGTCTCGTTCGCGAACTGCGGACTGCCCTATTTCGTCGGCGGCGAGATCACCGACCCGCGCGCACTCCTCGTGCAGACGCCGGCATCACTGCGCGCAGCGCTGGCGCTGGATGTTCGACCGGGCAACGAAGTGATCTCGGTCGACGCGGATGCGCACACGGTCACCGTCCGCTCGGCGGACGGTGTCGAGCAGATTGCCTATGACGCCCTCGTGCTCTCGCCGGGTGCCTCGGCGTTCGTTCCGCCGATCCCCGGCGTGGATTCGCCCAGGGTGCGCACCCTGCGAACCGTCGAGGATGCCCTCGCCCTTCGTGTCAAGGTCACCGCAGGTGCTCGCCGCGCGGTCGTCCTCGGTGCGGGATTCATCGGGATCGAAGCGGCCGAAGCTCTCGCCGCCCAGGGCCTCGATGTCTCGGTCGTCGAGCTGGCCCCGCAGCCACTGCCGCCGGTCGAGCCGGAACTTGCCTGGCTGGTGTCCGAAGAACTGCGCGCACTCGGCATCGATCTGCGAGTCGGGGTCGCGGCGACGTCCATCCACCACGGACCGGACGCCGACACCGTAGTCCTGGCCGACGGCACGGAGCTCAGGGCAGATCTGATCGTGATGTCCGTCGGCGTCCGCCCCGACACCAAGATCTTCGAGGAAGCCGGGGTCGCCTGCGAACGCGGAGCGATGATCGTCGACACTCACGGTCGCACGAACGTCCCGGACGTGTGGGCCGTAGGCGACGCGACGCTGAGCATCGACGCCGTCACCGGCACCCGACGACCCGTCGCCCTCGCCGGTCCCGCGAACCGTGCCGGCCGCCTGGTCGCCGACGACATCATCCGACCCGAGACCGCGCGCGAGATCCCGCAGCCCGTCGGAACCGCCATCGTACGAGTCGGGTCGCTGACGGCCGCGCTGACCGGCGCGAACCGGATGGCGCTCGACGGGGCAGGTATCGGCTGCCGCACTCTGCATCTGCACGCGAACCAGCACGCCGGGTACTTCCCCGGAGCTAGCCAGATTCACCTGGTTGTGCACATCGATCCCGGCACCGGTCGGCTGCTCGGCGCACAGGCTGTCGGCACGGAGGGCGTAGACAAGCGCATCGACGTACTGGCCACGGCCATCCGCGCAGGCATGTCCGTCGACGAGCTCATCGACCTCGACCTCGCCTACTCCCCGCCCTACGGACAGGCCAAGGATGCCGTCAACCTCACCGGCATGGTCGGCGAGAACGTTCTGAACGGCACGCTGAAGCTCTGGTACGCCGAGGACCTCGACGACGTGCTCGACGACGCGCTGATCCTCGATGTGCGCCGCCATGACGAGTGGGTGACCGGACACGTGCCCGGCGCCCTGCACATCCCTCACACCGAACTGCGGGGACGCATCGACGAAGTGCGCGAGCAGGCGGCGGGACGTCCGGTCCGGGTGATGTGCGCATCGGGAGTTCGGTCCGCGATCGCCCACCGCGTGGTCACTCAGGCAGGGATGGACTCCGCGTCGCTCTCCGGCGGCATCCTCACGCTGCGCGCCACGCTCGGCGGACGAGCCTCGGACGTACTCGACACCGAAAGCGTGCTGCAAGGTGCCTGA
- a CDS encoding thioredoxin family protein, whose amino-acid sequence MTTREISEAGLPAVIAENDIVFLDFWAAWCGPCRAFAPVFERASEAHPDIVFGKVDTDIERALAAAFQIRSIPTLMIFRAGILVFSQPGALNAPQLDQLIDAVRALDMDVVRAEIARADQEAEVVR is encoded by the coding sequence ATGACAACACGTGAGATCAGCGAAGCCGGCCTGCCGGCCGTGATCGCTGAAAACGACATCGTCTTCCTCGACTTCTGGGCGGCGTGGTGCGGTCCGTGCCGCGCCTTCGCGCCGGTGTTCGAGCGCGCGTCGGAAGCGCACCCCGACATCGTGTTCGGAAAGGTCGACACCGACATCGAGCGAGCCCTCGCTGCGGCGTTCCAGATCCGCTCCATCCCGACACTCATGATCTTCCGTGCGGGGATTCTGGTCTTCTCCCAGCCGGGGGCCCTCAACGCTCCCCAGTTGGATCAGCTCATCGACGCGGTGCGGGCGCTGGACATGGACGTCGTCCGTGCCGAGATCGCCCGCGCCGATCAGGAAGCGGAGGTCGTGCGATGA
- a CDS encoding rhodanese-like domain-containing protein, translating into MLTLALGVSGCAGSPASIELSADTVIVDVRTPAEYATGHLDGAVNIDLQSPTFDDVVADLDSDTDYVVYCQSGNRSAQAVSVMEDADLAVQDAGGIDEAAKATGLPVVP; encoded by the coding sequence GTGCTCACGCTTGCCCTCGGTGTAAGCGGCTGCGCTGGTTCGCCCGCGTCCATCGAGCTGAGTGCGGACACCGTCATCGTCGATGTCCGGACGCCCGCCGAGTATGCGACCGGTCATCTCGATGGGGCCGTCAACATCGACTTGCAGTCACCGACGTTCGACGACGTCGTGGCCGACCTCGACTCGGATACGGACTACGTCGTCTACTGCCAGTCCGGAAACCGTTCAGCTCAGGCCGTCTCCGTTATGGAGGATGCCGATCTCGCCGTGCAGGACGCCGGCGGCATCGACGAGGCCGCGAAAGCCACGGGCCTGCCCGTCGTTCCCTAA
- a CDS encoding HIRAN domain-containing protein has translation MATQALDRDQLDLTASRKTLILVWQNPVTRLFVKVGQLDALPGGRFAFQYLPGAWNDPAFVPLLEYPDRDTAYVSDEVPAFFANRILSVDRPHYDRYLSWLGIEDLSPDEVPFEVLARTGGGRATDTFHVVELPLAKADRFTSRFFVSGVRYFADSDAAIATLKNGATLRLELDEGNEVNPKAVLVNTIDGQKFGYVPDWLCSDVHARAKDGWSVTAVAERVNPDAPAHVRVLCRLEARRG, from the coding sequence ATGGCTACTCAAGCACTTGACCGTGACCAGCTCGACCTCACCGCGAGCCGCAAGACCCTGATCCTCGTTTGGCAGAACCCGGTCACCAGGCTCTTCGTCAAGGTGGGCCAACTCGACGCCCTGCCTGGGGGGAGGTTTGCCTTCCAATACCTCCCGGGGGCGTGGAACGACCCCGCGTTCGTTCCGCTACTCGAATATCCTGACCGCGACACCGCCTACGTCTCGGACGAGGTGCCGGCGTTCTTCGCGAACCGCATCCTTTCTGTCGACCGCCCTCACTACGACCGTTACCTCAGCTGGCTTGGCATTGAGGATCTCAGCCCGGACGAGGTCCCGTTCGAGGTCTTGGCTCGCACCGGCGGAGGTCGAGCAACAGACACTTTCCACGTAGTCGAGCTCCCGCTCGCCAAAGCAGATCGGTTCACGAGCCGGTTCTTCGTTTCTGGTGTTCGCTACTTCGCCGATTCGGATGCCGCTATCGCCACGCTGAAGAACGGGGCGACGCTTCGACTTGAGCTAGACGAGGGTAACGAGGTGAACCCGAAGGCGGTCCTCGTCAACACCATCGATGGTCAAAAGTTTGGCTACGTTCCGGACTGGCTCTGCAGCGACGTTCACGCGCGCGCCAAGGACGGTTGGTCGGTCACCGCGGTGGCCGAGCGCGTGAATCCGGACGCCCCAGCTCACGTACGTGTGCTCTGCCGACTCGAAGCACGCCGGGGCTGA
- a CDS encoding helix-turn-helix transcriptional regulator: MATTTSRLLSLLSLLQTRRDWPGPLLAERLEISPRTVRRDVDRLREMGYRIQATMGPDGGYRLDAGSELPPLLFDDDQTIAVAIALQAAPAIGAGIEEAAIRALATIRQVMPSRLRHRLDALNVTVVGRPGDPPPIHISLDALVTLANAIRDRETLRFDYPAREAVDTDATPLLRPRRAEPHHLVSSHGRWYLLGWDLDRKNWRLYSVERIHTRTPHGPRFTPRTVPGGDVDEFVSARFKGSDANEWACRGTVILHLPARDVLPFAGDGTVTVIDDHTCSLESGSWSWGALAASFGKFEVPMDVVGPPELAAAFATLAKRYQDTGRTGPAHND, encoded by the coding sequence ATGGCGACGACGACTTCCCGGCTGCTCAGCCTGCTGTCGCTCCTGCAGACGCGGCGCGACTGGCCCGGTCCGTTGCTCGCCGAAAGGCTCGAGATCAGCCCCCGCACGGTGCGCCGCGATGTCGACCGACTCCGCGAGATGGGCTACCGCATCCAGGCGACCATGGGCCCGGACGGCGGCTACCGGCTCGACGCGGGAAGCGAACTGCCACCACTCCTCTTCGACGACGATCAAACCATCGCTGTCGCCATCGCTCTGCAGGCCGCCCCCGCCATCGGCGCGGGAATCGAAGAGGCCGCGATCCGCGCTCTCGCCACCATCCGGCAAGTCATGCCCTCACGCCTCCGGCACCGTCTGGACGCGCTCAACGTCACCGTGGTCGGCCGTCCCGGCGATCCGCCGCCGATCCACATCTCACTCGACGCCCTCGTCACCCTGGCCAATGCCATCCGCGACCGCGAAACGCTTCGCTTCGACTATCCGGCGCGCGAGGCCGTCGATACCGATGCGACCCCGCTGCTCCGCCCGCGCCGAGCCGAACCTCACCATCTCGTCAGCTCACACGGGCGGTGGTATCTGCTCGGGTGGGACCTCGACCGCAAAAACTGGCGCCTCTACAGCGTGGAACGCATTCATACACGCACCCCGCACGGTCCGCGGTTCACCCCGCGCACGGTGCCCGGCGGCGACGTCGATGAATTCGTCTCGGCCCGCTTCAAGGGGTCCGACGCCAACGAATGGGCCTGCCGCGGCACGGTCATCCTCCACCTCCCAGCGCGCGACGTTCTTCCCTTCGCCGGGGACGGAACCGTCACAGTCATCGACGACCACACCTGCAGTCTCGAATCAGGCTCGTGGTCGTGGGGCGCCTTGGCCGCGTCATTCGGAAAATTCGAAGTACCGATGGACGTCGTCGGTCCCCCCGAACTCGCCGCCGCCTTCGCCACCCTCGCCAAGCGATACCAAGACACAGGCAGAACAGGCCCGGCACACAACGACTGA
- a CDS encoding VOC family protein gives MTIQTTTHLNFRGDARAALEFYQSVFGGHTVINTYADFGMPADVPGADKVVFGLVSADNGFRVMGYDIPGQTEGWIAGGGSTRREDNTTITDQAVFVSISSDTLEEARRYWDVLARDAIIVEPLAASAWSAGFGMLTDRFGVTWSVSVAGA, from the coding sequence ATGACCATCCAGACCACTACCCACCTGAACTTCCGCGGCGATGCCCGGGCCGCACTGGAGTTCTACCAGTCCGTGTTCGGCGGACACACCGTCATCAACACCTACGCAGATTTCGGGATGCCGGCCGATGTGCCCGGTGCCGACAAGGTCGTCTTCGGCCTCGTGTCCGCGGACAACGGATTCCGCGTGATGGGCTACGACATCCCCGGCCAGACCGAGGGCTGGATCGCCGGAGGCGGCTCCACCCGCCGCGAGGACAACACCACGATCACCGACCAGGCGGTGTTCGTCTCGATCAGTTCCGACACGCTCGAGGAGGCCCGACGCTACTGGGACGTCCTGGCGCGCGACGCCATCATCGTCGAGCCGCTCGCCGCCTCGGCGTGGAGCGCGGGATTCGGCATGCTGACCGACCGTTTCGGCGTCACCTGGAGCGTCAGCGTCGCCGGAGCCTGA
- a CDS encoding MIP/aquaporin family protein produces MTIDGPALAKAPLWRRCVAEFLGTGLLVGIVVGSGIAAQRLSADPGLQLLENSLATALGLGVLILLLAPVSEAHFNPVVSLADAVLGRRSRAGLPAGALVAYIVAQILGAIGGAILANAMFDTPTAVSSTDRATPATFLAEIVATAGLVLLIVGLTRTRRSVPVIAAAVGAYIGAAYWFTSSTSFANPAVTIGRIFTDTFAGIAPASVLPFLAAQLIGGGIALGLAAFLFPTVAHGPNTAG; encoded by the coding sequence GTGACGATCGACGGCCCCGCCCTCGCGAAGGCGCCCCTCTGGCGTCGCTGTGTCGCTGAATTCCTGGGAACCGGGCTGCTCGTCGGGATCGTCGTCGGTTCCGGCATCGCCGCTCAGCGGCTCTCCGCCGACCCCGGCCTGCAGCTGCTGGAGAACTCGCTCGCCACCGCGCTCGGCCTCGGCGTCCTCATCCTGCTGCTGGCGCCCGTGTCGGAGGCGCACTTCAACCCTGTCGTCTCGCTCGCGGACGCAGTCCTCGGTCGCCGCTCTCGTGCGGGACTCCCCGCGGGAGCGCTGGTCGCCTACATCGTCGCGCAGATCCTGGGCGCGATCGGCGGAGCGATCCTCGCCAACGCGATGTTCGACACGCCGACCGCGGTCTCGAGCACTGATCGCGCGACCCCGGCCACTTTCCTCGCCGAGATCGTCGCGACCGCGGGGCTCGTCCTGCTGATCGTCGGGCTGACCCGCACACGACGCTCCGTGCCGGTGATCGCCGCGGCCGTCGGTGCCTACATCGGCGCGGCGTACTGGTTCACCAGCTCCACCTCGTTCGCCAACCCCGCCGTCACGATCGGTCGTATCTTCACGGACACCTTCGCCGGCATCGCGCCGGCCTCGGTCCTTCCCTTCCTCGCGGCTCAGCTCATCGGGGGAGGCATCGCCCTCGGACTCGCCGCCTTCTTGTTCCCCACCGTGGCGCACGGGCCAAACACCGCCGGCTGA
- a CDS encoding arsenate reductase ArsC, with amino-acid sequence MIVTRGQDGLRSAEQVLHRAADRLAQQFTGMVNAETVERVVFESYTALARTASVSTHLASVAEKFSRDRLTALAQSRGLIAKPVPEILYVCVQNSGRSQMAAAITRHLAGSRVHVRSAGSQPGTGILPDVIAVLAEAGLDVGEEFPKPLTDDVVRAADAVVTMGCGDACPFYPGKRYLDWDLADPAGLDLDGIRAVRDEIRRRVEDLLSELAPAATAAER; translated from the coding sequence ATGATCGTCACTCGCGGGCAGGACGGTCTGCGGTCAGCGGAACAGGTCCTGCATCGGGCAGCGGATCGGCTCGCGCAGCAGTTCACCGGGATGGTGAACGCGGAAACCGTCGAGCGGGTCGTGTTCGAGTCCTACACGGCGCTGGCCCGCACCGCGAGCGTCTCCACGCACCTCGCATCGGTCGCCGAGAAATTCTCCCGCGACCGACTCACCGCCCTCGCTCAGTCTCGCGGACTGATCGCCAAACCCGTGCCGGAGATCCTCTACGTCTGCGTGCAGAACTCCGGGCGCTCCCAAATGGCCGCCGCCATCACCCGCCACCTCGCAGGGAGCCGAGTCCATGTCCGCTCCGCCGGATCGCAGCCCGGCACCGGCATCCTCCCCGACGTCATCGCGGTGCTCGCAGAAGCCGGCCTCGACGTGGGAGAGGAGTTTCCGAAGCCCCTCACCGACGACGTGGTCCGAGCCGCGGACGCCGTGGTGACCATGGGTTGCGGAGACGCCTGCCCGTTCTATCCCGGGAAGCGCTACCTCGACTGGGACTTGGCGGATCCCGCAGGACTCGACCTGGACGGCATCCGCGCAGTCCGCGACGAGATCCGCCGTCGGGTCGAAGACCTGCTCTCTGAGCTCGCCCCCGCCGCAACGGCCGCAGAACGGTGA
- a CDS encoding arsenate reductase ArsC has translation MSKPTVLFVCVHNAGRSQMAAGYLRALAGDRVEVLSAGSAPKDEINPVAVAAMAEEGIDIAGNTPKVLTVDAVRESDVVITMGCGDACPIFPGKRYEDWELDDPAGQGIEAVRPIRDEIRRRIQALIGELVPAGDPS, from the coding sequence ATGAGCAAGCCCACCGTCCTGTTCGTCTGTGTCCACAACGCCGGGCGCTCGCAGATGGCCGCCGGCTATCTGCGCGCATTAGCCGGTGATCGCGTGGAAGTGCTGTCGGCCGGTTCCGCGCCGAAGGACGAGATCAACCCCGTCGCCGTGGCGGCGATGGCCGAGGAGGGCATCGATATCGCCGGAAACACTCCGAAGGTGCTGACCGTCGACGCCGTCCGGGAATCCGACGTGGTCATCACGATGGGATGCGGCGACGCGTGCCCGATCTTCCCCGGCAAGCGCTACGAGGACTGGGAGTTGGACGACCCGGCGGGGCAGGGCATCGAGGCGGTTCGTCCGATCCGCGACGAGATCCGCCGACGGATCCAGGCGCTGATCGGCGAGTTGGTACCGGCCGGAGACCCGTCATGA
- a CDS encoding metalloregulator ArsR/SmtB family transcription factor, translated as MSSQAEVPELAVLADPTRARIVQLIVAAPDGRALVGQLAERLSLRQPTVSHHVAALLAAGIVIREPEGRRVWYSLHPDRKPRVTAFLGEAAEPAEEPDWSRVVDDLAARYRGTFNRETVARYVADSRDHLAASGPAPLIASRTAMFAAARLDDLRRAGHPGAKTPAVLFVCVQNAGRSQLAAGILRQLAGDRVIVRTAGSAPAGNVRPAIVAALDEIGVAIGAEFPKPLTDDTVRAADVVVTMGCGDACPVYPGRRYLDWDLEDPVDKPLETVRRIRDDIDARVRVLLSELFTSASGETFQNR; from the coding sequence ATGAGTTCGCAGGCCGAAGTGCCGGAGTTGGCTGTGCTCGCCGACCCGACGCGGGCGCGCATCGTGCAGCTGATCGTGGCCGCCCCCGACGGTCGCGCGCTGGTCGGCCAGCTGGCTGAACGCCTCTCCTTGCGACAGCCCACGGTGAGCCATCACGTGGCCGCTCTCCTCGCGGCCGGGATCGTGATCCGCGAGCCGGAGGGTCGTCGGGTCTGGTACTCGCTGCATCCCGACCGGAAGCCTCGGGTCACCGCCTTCCTCGGTGAGGCAGCCGAGCCCGCGGAAGAGCCTGACTGGAGTCGAGTGGTCGATGATCTCGCCGCCCGCTACCGAGGTACCTTCAACCGGGAGACGGTGGCTCGCTATGTCGCCGACAGCCGAGACCACCTCGCTGCGAGCGGGCCGGCTCCGCTCATCGCGTCGCGGACGGCCATGTTCGCAGCGGCCCGGCTTGATGATCTCCGCCGCGCCGGCCACCCCGGTGCGAAGACCCCCGCTGTGCTCTTCGTCTGTGTTCAGAACGCCGGTCGCTCACAGCTCGCCGCGGGGATCCTCCGTCAGCTCGCCGGTGACCGAGTCATCGTCCGCACGGCAGGCTCGGCACCGGCCGGGAACGTCCGCCCGGCCATCGTCGCCGCGCTCGACGAGATCGGCGTCGCGATCGGCGCCGAATTCCCGAAGCCCCTCACCGATGACACGGTGCGGGCGGCCGATGTCGTCGTGACGATGGGATGCGGCGACGCATGCCCCGTCTACCCCGGCCGTCGCTACCTCGACTGGGACCTCGAGGACCCCGTCGACAAGCCGTTGGAGACGGTCCGGCGCATCCGCGACGACATCGACGCCCGTGTCCGGGTGCTCCTTTCCGAATTGTTCACCTCCGCGTCAGGGGAGACATTCCAAAACAGATAG